In Thermobaculum terrenum ATCC BAA-798, one genomic interval encodes:
- a CDS encoding PIG-L deacetylase family protein yields the protein MESHKCIMVVGAHAADAEIMGGAAVLLHVRAGWRAVLVHMTGGEKGSPTLTPEEYLQIKREEAQRAAEILGAECVMLPYPDGELPVNEEAQWMVADLIRKHRPSVILTHWRGSFHRDHNNTHDNVMASLFFAGLKAFKREYPEHSPSRVYFAENWEDMEGFRPEVYLDVTEVWDRYLEAIHAYSLFRGEVVSFRYEQWYDGASRMRGAEAGCERAVALMRPASYYSVRQRMGLLTE from the coding sequence GTGGAGTCGCACAAGTGCATCATGGTAGTAGGGGCCCACGCTGCCGATGCCGAGATCATGGGCGGAGCTGCCGTGCTGTTGCACGTCCGCGCGGGTTGGCGAGCGGTGCTGGTCCATATGACGGGAGGTGAGAAGGGCAGCCCCACCCTGACGCCGGAGGAGTACCTCCAGATCAAGCGCGAGGAGGCGCAGCGGGCCGCCGAGATCCTGGGGGCCGAGTGCGTCATGCTCCCCTATCCGGACGGCGAGCTACCAGTCAATGAGGAGGCGCAGTGGATGGTGGCCGACCTCATTCGCAAGCATCGGCCGTCCGTGATCCTCACCCACTGGAGGGGGAGCTTCCACAGGGATCACAACAACACCCACGATAACGTGATGGCCTCGCTGTTCTTTGCAGGGCTGAAGGCGTTCAAGCGGGAATATCCCGAACACTCGCCGTCCCGGGTGTACTTCGCGGAGAACTGGGAGGATATGGAGGGCTTCAGGCCCGAGGTGTACCTGGACGTCACCGAGGTATGGGACCGGTACCTGGAGGCCATCCACGCCTACAGCCTCTTCCGGGGTGAGGTGGTATCCTTCAGGTACGAGCAGTGGTACGACGGGGCCAGCCGCATGCGGGGGGCGGAGGCGGGCTGCGAGCGCGCCGTGGCGCTCATGCGTCCTGCCAGCTACTACAGCGTCAGGCAGCGTATGGGTCTCCTCACAGAGTAA